From the genome of Thermodesulfobacteriota bacterium, one region includes:
- a CDS encoding type II toxin-antitoxin system Phd/YefM family antitoxin, which yields MKLSSQIKPISYLKAHAAEIVRNLGKQRKPLIITQNGEAKVVMQDIESYEQTQETMALLKILALGTRQIEEGKVQPAEDVIKRLRERREAR from the coding sequence ATGAAACTGTCCAGCCAGATCAAGCCTATCAGTTACCTGAAAGCCCATGCCGCCGAAATCGTAAGGAATCTGGGCAAGCAGCGTAAGCCGCTGATCATCACCCAGAACGGCGAAGCCAAGGTGGTCATGCAGGACATCGAAAGCTACGAGCAAACCCAGGAAACGATGGCTCTTCTAAAAATACTGGCACTCGGGACCCGCCAGATCGAGGAAGGCAAGGTCCAGCCTGCTGAGGATGTGATCAAACGCCTGCGCGAGCGACGGGAGGCTCGTTGA